The following proteins come from a genomic window of Ilumatobacter coccineus YM16-304:
- a CDS encoding RNA polymerase sigma factor: MSFEEQFAELAPLAYRTAFRIVGVRSEAEEIAQDTMAKALQRWSKISGHARPWVCRVAANDAIGAVRKRNRRRSIDRQTFTPDPTDGGAAAVQRLDLQRVLLDLPKRQREVVALRYVADLTEADVAAELKLSLGTVKTHARRALEALRTALGDDESSATTHTTSPTDSTAHTEATTDARTT; the protein is encoded by the coding sequence ATGTCGTTCGAAGAGCAGTTCGCAGAGTTGGCGCCGTTGGCGTATCGCACTGCGTTCCGGATCGTCGGCGTGCGTTCCGAAGCGGAGGAGATCGCACAGGACACGATGGCGAAGGCCTTGCAACGCTGGTCGAAGATCAGCGGCCACGCCCGCCCCTGGGTCTGCCGTGTCGCCGCGAACGACGCGATCGGAGCCGTTCGCAAACGCAACCGACGACGGTCGATCGACCGGCAGACGTTCACCCCTGACCCGACCGACGGCGGTGCAGCGGCGGTGCAACGGCTCGATCTGCAGCGCGTGCTGCTCGATCTCCCGAAGCGACAGCGAGAGGTGGTGGCCCTTCGCTACGTCGCCGATCTCACCGAAGCCGACGTGGCCGCCGAGCTGAAGCTGTCGCTCGGCACCGTGAAGACCCACGCGCGGCGCGCCCTCGAGGCGCTCCGCACCGCGCTGGGCGACGACGAATCATCGGCGACCACTCACACCACATCACCGACCGACTCGACCGCACACACGGAGGCGACGACCGATGCTCGAACAACTTGA
- a CDS encoding WhiB family transcriptional regulator yields the protein MTILASSLALGAADYDWRDDALCRDTDPALFFPVGTTGNALVQIDHAKATCAECTAASDCLDFALDTNQDSGIWGGLTEEERRVIRRKRVAAARAERQAAAAATA from the coding sequence GTGACGATTCTTGCGTCCAGCCTTGCTCTTGGAGCTGCCGACTACGACTGGCGAGACGACGCCCTCTGCCGAGACACCGATCCGGCACTCTTCTTCCCCGTCGGAACCACAGGCAACGCGCTGGTGCAGATCGATCACGCGAAGGCGACGTGTGCCGAGTGCACCGCCGCGAGCGACTGCCTCGACTTCGCCCTCGACACCAACCAGGACTCGGGCATCTGGGGCGGACTCACCGAAGAAGAGCGCCGCGTCATCCGCCGCAAGCGCGTCGCCGCCGCCCGCGCCGAGCGCCAAGCCGCCGCCGCAGCCACCGCCTGA